TTTATGTTTAAGAACTTCGTAGGACTTAAATAATTTGAGGATGTTAGTCTATATAGATAGAACTCCTTGATAGAAAGAAAAGCAAGGTCAAATATAGTAAAACGAAGCTGTAAGTAAGAGCACAATAGTCAGTCAGAAGAATGATAACATATTATTTTATTGATTTTTATTTTATAAATTTGTATAATTTAAGTTAATTTAAAGTGGAGGTAGAAGATGAAGAAAATATTTATTTTTTCAATAATTTTATTTTCTTTTATATTAGCCAATAATCCCTTCTTTGCTCCGATGAATAATTCTCTAATCGGTGATGACCGGATTCCGGAAGCAATTAATATGATAGCACCTTCTTCACCGGTTTCATTAGATCTAACTGAGGAAATAACTTGGCGAATAATTGATTCCTCACCACCACCTGGTCGTTATTGGTGTCCAGCAACTGGTGTCGTTAGGGATACTATTTACTTTTTAGGTGGTAGGGCTAATGGTGGTTATGCCAATTCCGTTCGTTCAATTTATGCCTATGTTCCCAGTTCTAATACTTGGATTACTACTGGTTTGCCGACATTATTAAGAACAAGAAGAGCAGGTGCTGGTGGAGTGATTGGTAATAAAATATATGTAGCCGGCGGTAGGGATTCAACCCATACAACATTAAATACTTGTGAAGAGTTTGATGTTGACACAAAAACAGTTACCCAAAAGGCAAATATGCCAAGTGGGAGATGGGCTTGTTGTGGTGCTGTGGCGAATAATAAACTTTATGTTATCGGTGATGAGAATAGAACAGGAACTACTTATGAATACGACCCGGTTCAAAATACTTGGACAACAAAAGCAAGTTTACCGGTTGGTAGGGGATGGGCAGCAGCTGCTGGTGCTGGTGGTAAAGTGTATGTTTTTGGTGGTTCAGATGCTTCGAATAATACTTTAAGTGACTGTTGGGAATTTGATCCAGTTCAAAACACTTGGACACAAAAGGCAAATATGCCCGGACCAAGAATTTATCATTCAGCAGTTTCTTATTATGATACTGTTATTTTTGTTATTGGTGGCTCAGTTACTGGTGGTTCCAATGCTGATAATATTGTCTATAAATATCATATTCCCACCAATACTTGGACAACTGAGACACCAATGAATATTCCGAGAGGTTGGCTAATGACAAATGTTTGTAATGGTAAAATTTATGCTACCTATGGTTCAAATACGACTACACCTACTTATCTAAAGGCAAATGAAGAAGGAAGTTTTTTGCCTCCGGCACCAAGAGATGTT
This genomic stretch from candidate division WOR-3 bacterium harbors:
- a CDS encoding kelch repeat-containing protein; this encodes MKKIFIFSIILFSFILANNPFFAPMNNSLIGDDRIPEAINMIAPSSPVSLDLTEEITWRIIDSSPPPGRYWCPATGVVRDTIYFLGGRANGGYANSVRSIYAYVPSSNTWITTGLPTLLRTRRAGAGGVIGNKIYVAGGRDSTHTTLNTCEEFDVDTKTVTQKANMPSGRWACCGAVANNKLYVIGDENRTGTTYEYDPVQNTWTTKASLPVGRGWAAAAGAGGKVYVFGGSDASNNTLSDCWEFDPVQNTWTQKANMPGPRIYHSAVSYYDTVIFVIGGSVTGGSNADNIVYKYHIPTNTWTTETPMNIPRGWLMTNVCNGKIYATYGSNTTTPTYLKANEEGSFLPPAPRDVGISAIRNPSRIVDPNTNITPIAVVKNFGTTPQSNIPIYCWIDSSNVRIYNQNINFPGPLNPGETARVSFPNWLTGPAGNNYQITIFTALENDSNQTN